One genomic window of Motacilla alba alba isolate MOTALB_02 chromosome 3, Motacilla_alba_V1.0_pri, whole genome shotgun sequence includes the following:
- the LOC119699184 gene encoding centriole, cilia and spindle-associated protein → MIHFIFYLIFTLCHPVRCASRPRPPPSGIPPRSGRGRTPLFGFKRSSGRGRARPVVPDSRLPAAAPGSAMVVPARRVKTEYMKRFKEPKWESCGACYLELLHYRLSRRLLEQAHRPWLWDGWEQDSGSGGGSTAGSPSPPGAGSPAAAREEEQAAGAAAPSEAGRASPEKEKEKEDQEKQEKEEQEKTVEHTSVKEADKTSRTGRRPSRSALSSRNDRKSAKSPQRTDAPKENKHPFALYGWGERQTDTGSQKTHNVCASASVNEIHESALRAKNRRQVEKRKLSQRRVRSAEAENTWRAKPSPPDNPWMTEYMRCYSARAL, encoded by the exons ATGatccattttatattttatctaATTTTCACTCTATGTCATCCCGTTCGCTGCGCCTCACGGCCCCGTCCCCCGCCTTCAGGCATCCCTCCCCGTTCGGGGCGGGGCCGGACGCCGCTGTTTGGATTTAAACGTAGCAGCGGGAGGGGGCGGGCTCGGCCGGTGGTTCCCGACTCCCGGCTCCCGGCTGCGGCTCCCGGCTCCGCCATGGTGGTGCCGGCGCGGCGCGTCAAGACGGAGTACATGAAGCGCTTCAAGGAGCCCAAGTGGGAATCGTGCGGCGCCTGCtacctggagctgctgcactaCCGCCTCAGCCGCCGGCTCCTGGAGCAGGCGCACCGGCCCTGGCTCTGGGACggctgggagcaggacagcGGCAGCGGTGGCGGCAGCACCGCCGGGTCCCCTTCGCCGCCGGgcgccggcagccccgcggccgcgcGGGAGGAGGAGCAGGCGGCGGGAGCGGCAGCGCCCAGCGAGGCGGGACGGGCGAGCCCCG agaaagaaaaagaaaaagaagatcaagaaaagcaggagaaggaagagcaaGAGAAAACTGTAGAACATACTTCTGTAAAGGAAGCAGACAAAACCAGCCGTACAGGACGACGTCCAAGTCGAAGTGCCTTGTCCAGTCGTAATGATCGAAAATCAGCCAAAAGTCCCCAAAGGACAGATGCACCAAAGGAGAATAAACATCCATTTGCTCTGTATGGGTGGGGAGAAAGACAGACGGATACTGGGAGCCAGAAAACTCACAACGTCTGTGCTTCTGCTTCGGTGAATGAA ATTCACGAATCTGCCCTACGAGCAAAGAACAGGAGACAagtggagaaaaggaagctttcTCAGAGGCGAGTGCGatcagcagaggcagaaaacacTTGGCGAGCAAAGCCCTCCCCACCAGACAACCCTTGGATGACAGAGTACATGAGATGCTACTCAGCAAGAGCTCTCTGA